In the genome of Myxococcus stipitatus, one region contains:
- a CDS encoding aldehyde dehydrogenase family protein yields MIDARSLTPRLPALRLLIDGQGVEPLEGGTLPVVNPATGEKVCDVPSAAAVDVDRAVKAARRAFESGPWSRMSARERGKLIRKLSDQLWQRREEFALVESLNNGKTFRDAIRGDVAPGAGTLAYFADWADKIHGEVLPVDGPFHTYVLKEPVGVAGLIVPWNYPTCILCWKLGPALAAGCTVVVKPSEMTPLTAMKLGELALEVGFPPGVINVVTGYGDPTGEALARHPDVDKISFTGSGRTARRLMQASASSNLKKLTLELGGKSPQVIFSDADLERAVEACFWGIFGNKGETCNAGSRVLVQDGIYDDFVGRLVVRARQLRVGDPLDPSTEMGAQVSQKQLDTILGYVESGRQQGAHLLAGGERDTENLKAKGFFMRPTVFGEVKPDMKIAQEEIFGPVLSCLRFKDDAHALELANGTLYGLAASLWTRDVAKAHALARKVKSGVVWINCFNEFDDAAPFGGYKESGWGRDLSHHALEGYLQCKAVWTRLPTDV; encoded by the coding sequence ATGATAGATGCTCGTTCGCTCACCCCGCGCCTTCCCGCTTTGCGATTGCTCATCGATGGGCAAGGCGTGGAGCCGCTCGAGGGCGGCACGCTGCCCGTGGTGAACCCGGCGACGGGGGAGAAGGTGTGCGACGTGCCCAGCGCCGCCGCGGTGGATGTGGACCGCGCGGTGAAGGCGGCCCGGCGCGCGTTCGAGTCCGGACCGTGGAGCCGCATGTCCGCGCGCGAGCGAGGCAAGCTCATCCGCAAGCTGTCCGACCAGCTGTGGCAACGGCGCGAGGAGTTCGCCCTCGTCGAGTCGCTCAACAACGGCAAGACCTTCCGCGACGCCATCCGAGGGGATGTCGCTCCGGGCGCGGGCACCCTCGCGTACTTCGCGGACTGGGCGGACAAGATTCATGGCGAGGTTCTGCCCGTCGATGGGCCCTTCCACACCTATGTGCTCAAGGAGCCGGTGGGCGTCGCGGGCCTCATCGTCCCGTGGAACTACCCCACCTGCATCTTGTGCTGGAAGCTGGGCCCGGCGCTCGCGGCCGGGTGCACGGTGGTCGTGAAGCCGTCGGAGATGACGCCGCTCACGGCGATGAAGCTGGGCGAGCTCGCGCTGGAGGTGGGTTTTCCTCCGGGCGTCATCAACGTCGTCACCGGTTACGGAGACCCCACGGGTGAGGCGCTCGCGCGGCATCCCGACGTGGACAAGATCTCCTTCACCGGCTCTGGTCGCACCGCGCGCAGGCTGATGCAGGCCTCGGCGAGCAGCAACCTGAAGAAGCTGACGCTGGAGCTGGGCGGCAAGAGCCCGCAGGTCATCTTCTCCGACGCGGACCTGGAGCGCGCGGTGGAGGCGTGCTTCTGGGGCATCTTCGGCAACAAGGGGGAGACGTGCAACGCGGGCAGCCGCGTGCTCGTGCAGGACGGCATCTACGATGACTTCGTGGGCCGGCTGGTGGTGCGCGCGCGGCAGCTGCGCGTGGGAGACCCGCTGGACCCGTCCACCGAGATGGGCGCGCAGGTGAGCCAGAAGCAGCTCGACACCATCCTTGGCTACGTCGAGAGCGGCCGTCAGCAAGGCGCCCACCTCCTCGCGGGCGGCGAGCGCGACACGGAGAACCTCAAGGCCAAGGGCTTCTTCATGCGGCCCACCGTGTTCGGCGAAGTGAAGCCCGACATGAAGATTGCCCAGGAGGAGATCTTCGGCCCGGTGCTGAGCTGTCTGCGCTTCAAGGACGACGCACACGCGCTGGAGCTGGCCAATGGCACGCTCTACGGGCTGGCCGCCTCGCTGTGGACGCGTGACGTGGCCAAGGCCCATGCGCTGGCTCGCAAGGTGAAGAGCGGCGTGGTGTGGATCAACTGCTTCAACGAGTTCGACGATGCCGCTCCGTTCGGCGGCTACAAGGAGTCCGGCTGGGGCCGTGATTTGTCGCACCACGCGCTGGAGGGCTACCTCCAGTGCAAGGCGGTGTGGACGCGGCTGCCGACCGACGTCTGA